One window from the genome of Vibrio sp. VB16 encodes:
- a CDS encoding anaerobic sulfatase maturase, translating to MGIDNFSPYGCHVMAKPSSSKCNIDCTYCFYLEKEKLYPESSKTWQMDDETLEQYVIQQIEAQSSKKVVFAWQGGEPTLLGLDFFRKAISLQQKYGVEKDIINTLQTNGILLNEEWCLFFKEHRFLIGISIDGPEELHDTYRRTRSGKATHRKVVEAIVLLNKFTVEFNTLTVVSNANARSPIEVYHYLKSIGSKHMQFIPLVERQAQEQTKDGLTLLHPERLEAVQLCDWSVESEQFGLFMSAIFHEWVRVDVGLVWVQLFENTYALTCEQPAQICVFSPTCGSAFALESNGDIYACDHYVFPEFKLGNIHETSIKHINEGQDNRQFGLNKKQSLSNECLNCDHLHVCNGGCPKHRFALSLSKKPEQNYLCSGYKTFFSYSAPYMDLMKKLYQAGHPPSAIMQIIKKKES from the coding sequence ATGGGCATCGACAACTTTTCTCCCTATGGTTGCCATGTAATGGCGAAACCCTCCAGTTCAAAATGCAATATAGATTGCACTTACTGTTTTTATCTCGAAAAAGAAAAACTGTATCCAGAAAGCTCAAAAACTTGGCAGATGGATGACGAAACCCTTGAGCAATATGTTATTCAGCAAATAGAAGCTCAATCTTCTAAAAAAGTCGTATTCGCTTGGCAAGGTGGGGAGCCGACCTTACTAGGATTAGATTTTTTCCGTAAGGCTATTTCCTTACAGCAAAAATATGGCGTAGAGAAAGACATCATCAATACGCTACAAACCAATGGTATTTTGCTAAATGAAGAGTGGTGTCTTTTCTTCAAAGAGCACCGCTTTCTAATTGGTATCTCTATTGATGGCCCTGAAGAATTACATGATACGTATCGCCGTACACGATCCGGAAAAGCAACACATCGTAAAGTCGTTGAAGCTATCGTCCTATTGAACAAATTTACTGTCGAATTCAACACACTAACCGTTGTTAGCAACGCTAATGCCCGCAGCCCTATTGAGGTTTACCACTACTTAAAAAGCATTGGCAGTAAGCATATGCAATTTATTCCTCTCGTCGAGAGACAGGCTCAGGAACAAACCAAAGATGGACTAACATTACTGCACCCCGAACGCTTGGAAGCCGTTCAGCTATGTGACTGGAGCGTTGAATCAGAACAATTTGGGCTGTTCATGTCTGCAATCTTTCATGAATGGGTAAGAGTAGATGTAGGACTTGTTTGGGTTCAATTATTTGAAAACACCTACGCTCTAACTTGTGAGCAACCCGCTCAAATCTGTGTTTTTTCCCCAACATGTGGCAGTGCTTTTGCCTTAGAAAGTAACGGGGATATTTATGCCTGCGATCACTATGTCTTTCCTGAATTTAAACTAGGCAATATCCATGAGACGTCAATCAAGCACATCAATGAGGGACAAGATAATCGACAATTTGGCCTAAATAAGAAGCAGTCACTTTCTAACGAGTGCCTTAATTGTGACCACCTCCATGTATGCAATGGAGGTTGCCCCAAACACCGTTTTGCACTTTCTTTGTCAAAAAAACCAGAACAAAACTACCTTTGCTCTGGGTATAAGACATTCTTCTCGTATTCAGCACCTTATATGGATCTGATGAAGAAGCTATATCAGGCAGGGCATCCACCTTCTGCAATCATGCAGATTATCAAAAAGAAAGAATCTTAA
- a CDS encoding Crp/Fnr family transcriptional regulator — MLITEEDIYHTSKILDFVTENQEALSFRRHTIKKGEAIFKQGQAIRDIIFVTDGSISLYRSSVHGRRYQLGTFTHNGFLGLMELFSGNDCFYAVQAESDCDVYMVDGVAFADMICHTPKLAAHTFKHLTSKWYLSIERMTRNILHTMSYCVIDDLLNFANANPKEEYIINKSLECERLGTSLRVYNRILKQLSNIGAISVSRKSIRILDIAKLEAELGKEAEK; from the coding sequence ATGCTTATTACTGAAGAAGACATTTATCACACTTCCAAAATTTTGGATTTCGTTACTGAAAATCAGGAGGCACTCTCTTTTCGTCGACATACCATAAAAAAAGGTGAAGCTATATTTAAGCAAGGACAAGCAATACGAGATATTATCTTTGTGACCGATGGCTCTATATCTTTATATCGAAGTTCTGTTCATGGACGGCGTTATCAGCTTGGAACATTTACTCATAATGGGTTTCTTGGCCTGATGGAGTTATTTTCAGGGAACGACTGTTTTTATGCCGTACAGGCAGAGAGTGACTGTGATGTATATATGGTCGATGGTGTGGCCTTCGCTGACATGATTTGTCATACTCCGAAACTCGCCGCGCATACGTTTAAACACCTTACCTCAAAGTGGTATTTGTCTATCGAGCGTATGACTAGAAATATTCTTCATACGATGTCGTACTGTGTGATTGATGACTTATTAAATTTTGCAAACGCAAACCCAAAAGAAGAATACATAATAAACAAAAGTTTAGAGTGTGAACGACTCGGAACGAGTTTACGGGTGTACAATCGAATTCTAAAACAGTTGAGCAATATTGGTGCGATTTCTGTTTCACGAAAAAGTATTCGGATTCTAGATATAGCCAAACTTGAAGCCGAGTTAGGTAAAGAAGCTGAGAAGTAG
- the trhO gene encoding oxygen-dependent tRNA uridine(34) hydroxylase TrhO, whose translation MSQYVVCALYKFVTLNDYPEIRQPLTDFLEAKKIRGTLLLASEGINGTVAGKRESIDALLEWFKQDTRLADVVHKESFSEEQPFNRTKVKLKKEIVTMGVEGIDPLNVVGTYVKPNDWNELISDPEVLLVDTRNDYEVDIGTFKNAVNPNTESFRDFPQYVADHLDPAKHKKVAMFCTGGIRCEKSTAYLKEQGFDEVYHLEGGILKYLEDVPEDESMWEGDCYVFDGRVAVNHQLERSGYDVCHACRLPITSEEQGSEHFEKGVSCPKCVDKHSDEQKARFREREKQVQLANARGETHVGGEAAHLIEQRKKEKLALKEQQRSRKKVK comes from the coding sequence ATGTCTCAATATGTTGTATGTGCGCTATATAAGTTTGTAACACTCAATGATTATCCAGAAATTCGCCAACCGCTAACCGATTTTCTGGAAGCAAAGAAAATCCGCGGTACGTTGCTACTCGCAAGTGAAGGTATCAATGGTACCGTTGCTGGTAAGCGTGAATCGATAGATGCTTTGCTTGAATGGTTCAAGCAAGACACTCGTCTTGCCGATGTTGTACATAAAGAATCGTTCAGTGAGGAACAGCCTTTTAACCGCACAAAGGTAAAACTGAAAAAAGAAATCGTGACAATGGGAGTAGAAGGTATTGACCCGCTTAACGTTGTTGGGACCTATGTTAAGCCTAACGATTGGAATGAGCTAATCTCTGATCCAGAGGTACTCTTAGTTGATACCCGTAACGACTACGAAGTGGATATTGGTACATTCAAAAATGCTGTGAACCCTAATACCGAGTCATTTCGGGACTTCCCACAATATGTCGCCGATCATCTAGACCCAGCCAAGCATAAGAAAGTAGCGATGTTCTGCACGGGCGGTATCCGTTGCGAGAAATCAACCGCCTACTTGAAAGAACAAGGCTTTGACGAAGTGTACCATCTTGAAGGTGGCATTCTTAAGTACTTAGAAGACGTACCAGAAGATGAAAGCATGTGGGAAGGGGATTGCTATGTATTTGACGGTCGCGTTGCTGTTAACCACCAGTTAGAAAGAAGTGGCTATGACGTGTGTCATGCTTGCCGTTTACCTATCACAAGTGAAGAGCAAGGGTCTGAGCATTTCGAGAAAGGTGTCAGTTGCCCTAAGTGCGTGGATAAACACAGTGACGAACAGAAAGCCCGCTTTCGCGAACGCGAAAAGCAAGTGCAACTAGCTAACGCACGCGGTGAAACCCACGTTGGTGGTGAAGCGGCTCACTTAATAGAGCAACGTAAAAAAGAAAAACTGGCTCTAAAAGAGCAACAACGTTCAAGAAAAAAAGTGAAATAA
- a CDS encoding sulfatase family protein: MKKFPLNAVSKACALAAITCVQPVLAEDIKPIEKPNIIVIMADDLGAWANSFNNEQYIDTPNLEYLAETGVRFENAMTPAPVSSAARASFHTGKMPSQHGVYDFLAENPKFDANWLDGEKLLSERMKEQGYRTGLFGKWHATTDSKPPIRGFDRWLSYDALKAGWKNQYLHTGTVLFSRDGKNEEHTGVQAQFLTKEAMKFIDEKDEKPFFVSLNYVEPHFPFEDLPERLVEKYRAVAHKVVAFGGNSVLDKMSDYNLPPKDHEEKLAQYLAAVSLLDDQLGQLLDSLEGRGLMDNTVIAFVSDHGLLMGQYGLYGKVNASFPYNFYEETIRVPFIIKGPKELVRQKQVRGEFVDILDLHTTILDLASGDRIYDSNYGPGKSLLPMLKGERVRDWREYQFSERGNARMISNGHWKLVRYYTKEKATIDNWYDLSSPMGETYTAEPPRPTLKKTMVAALDGFFDKYSTDKHSGLEMWNQAYPNFTNEKINNNALWN; this comes from the coding sequence ATGAAAAAGTTTCCACTAAATGCGGTTTCAAAAGCCTGTGCCTTAGCGGCCATAACCTGTGTTCAACCTGTACTCGCCGAAGACATAAAACCCATCGAAAAACCGAACATCATCGTTATTATGGCTGATGACCTAGGTGCATGGGCAAATAGTTTTAATAATGAGCAGTATATTGATACGCCAAACCTCGAGTATCTTGCTGAAACAGGTGTTCGTTTTGAAAACGCAATGACCCCGGCTCCAGTTAGCTCAGCCGCTCGTGCTTCGTTTCACACAGGTAAAATGCCTTCTCAACACGGTGTATATGACTTTTTGGCAGAAAACCCTAAATTTGACGCAAATTGGTTAGACGGTGAGAAGCTCCTATCAGAACGAATGAAAGAACAAGGCTATCGAACCGGATTATTTGGTAAGTGGCATGCGACAACAGACAGTAAACCACCGATAAGAGGATTTGACCGTTGGTTAAGCTATGACGCACTTAAAGCGGGTTGGAAAAATCAGTACTTGCATACAGGAACCGTCCTTTTCTCTAGAGATGGAAAAAACGAAGAGCATACTGGTGTTCAAGCTCAGTTTCTCACTAAAGAAGCCATGAAGTTTATCGATGAAAAAGATGAAAAGCCATTCTTCGTAAGCCTTAATTATGTTGAGCCTCACTTCCCGTTTGAAGATTTGCCCGAGCGTCTGGTGGAAAAATACCGCGCAGTGGCTCACAAGGTTGTGGCATTTGGTGGTAATTCAGTTCTAGACAAGATGAGCGACTATAATTTACCGCCAAAAGATCATGAAGAAAAATTAGCTCAATATCTTGCTGCAGTTTCATTACTTGATGACCAACTTGGACAACTTCTGGATAGTCTCGAAGGCCGAGGTTTAATGGATAATACCGTTATTGCCTTCGTTTCTGATCACGGTCTGCTAATGGGACAATACGGTTTATACGGAAAGGTGAATGCGAGCTTTCCGTATAATTTCTACGAGGAAACTATTCGAGTTCCATTTATTATCAAAGGACCTAAAGAACTCGTTCGCCAAAAACAGGTTCGTGGAGAGTTTGTTGATATTCTGGATTTACATACTACTATTCTTGACTTGGCAAGTGGAGACCGGATCTACGATTCAAATTATGGCCCCGGTAAGTCGTTGTTGCCCATGTTAAAAGGCGAACGTGTTAGGGACTGGCGAGAATATCAGTTCTCAGAGCGTGGAAACGCTCGTATGATCTCCAATGGACACTGGAAACTGGTTCGCTACTACACCAAAGAGAAGGCAACTATCGATAACTGGTACGATCTAAGCAGTCCAATGGGAGAAACCTATACAGCAGAACCACCGCGCCCTACGCTGAAAAAGACGATGGTTGCGGCCTTGGATGGATTCTTTGACAAGTATTCTACAGACAAACATTCTGGTTTAGAGATGTGGAATCAAGCCTATCCAAACTTCACAAACGAGAAGATCAATAACAATGCACTTTGGAACTAA
- a CDS encoding DUF3316 domain-containing protein, with translation MKKLTVLAATLLVSASAFAGTQTVYSEANLSTASFASKAAAYEAGFDYVDALEAASHSELRFKLAPIGENTVSNIKLDDTAVTIEEFSESRGEISYRAIVNVDYHFDARDNNND, from the coding sequence ATGAAAAAATTAACAGTTCTAGCCGCCACTCTACTCGTTAGCGCAAGCGCCTTTGCAGGTACTCAAACGGTTTATAGCGAAGCAAATCTATCCACAGCCAGTTTCGCTTCTAAAGCGGCCGCGTATGAAGCGGGTTTCGATTACGTTGATGCGCTAGAAGCGGCGAGCCATTCTGAATTGCGTTTCAAATTGGCACCCATCGGAGAAAATACGGTCTCGAATATTAAACTGGACGACACCGCTGTGACGATTGAAGAGTTTTCTGAAAGTCGTGGTGAAATCTCTTACCGCGCTATCGTGAATGTTGATTATCATTTTGATGCCCGCGATAACAACAACGACTAA